One Zingiber officinale cultivar Zhangliang chromosome 10B, Zo_v1.1, whole genome shotgun sequence genomic window, ATCGCGAAATCGTTTTTGCTCCTTCGAGAAAAAAAACGAGAAGGAAAACCTAAACGAAGAAAAtgaaaggaaggagaaaagcTTACCTCCAATCGCTGTCCCTCGCCACCACTCACAGGTCACTGCTCGCCGCTCGCTGCTCGCCGATCGCCGCCTGTCGCCTCTGCAGTCTGCCCTACCTTCGCCTCTGCCACAGTCACGATTCGACTCACCTTTGCCCTAGCTATTGGTAAGCAATTTGTAATTTTAGCGCCCGCTATAGGGCGCTAGGGCATGATAGCGCACGCTATGTGCGCTATCGACGCTTTTGTCCTGAATAGCGTGGGCTATTCGGGACAATTGCGATTCAGCGAACGCTCTGCAGCATTCGCTGGTCGTAGCGCGCTATTCGCCGCTATTGAATACACTGGTGTCAACACAGGCGAAACAACTTGATAGTGTTTCATTCCAATGGCTTGGAACGAAATATGAACCTTGCTTTCCATATGACATATAGTATGACAAAACAGCTATATCTATCAAGCTTAGTTGTTAAGAAGCTTCACAGTAGTCACATTTTCCTTGCTCTTTCCTTCACCATTCAACCATGTGAAACACTACTTATCAACTAAGTGTGCAAATACAAGTTCTATTTTTCTAAGTTATCCCTTAGGCATCATGTATTTCACAGAGATCATACGGGCTAATTACTAAACACGTTCAGGCCAACATATTTGCTTGCTTCACACTGGTAGATGAAGACTATACGTCatataaaactctctttttacgCGATAACCATATTCGTAACTCTACATGAATTTAGTACTCTAATAATGCATTGTCATACTGCTGCAGGTCTCACTAGTTTGCAGCGAGTCATACACTGCAACAAACCGCCCATACTAATTACAAGAACCAGGTAGAAGATATAGTCTTGGAGAATGCAGAAATGCATTGATTGTACAAGCTGTATTGCGTGCCACAATTCTTATATTAGAGTTCTTGAAATCAATATGTACCTGGAAAAAGGCTAAGTCATCCTTTCTCAtgtaagaaaaactaaaaatatatatataaaaaatagctattttcatttttaagtatatttaggataatttaattaattctacAATGATGTCTGTACACCATGGAAAAAAGTATTAGAAACAGTTATTGTACAATTGTCCTAGTTTTATTAGATTCCTTCAGTTAAATAGTCATGTAGAGTTGAAGATCAAATTAATTTATAGCTGACTACATATATTTTACATCAATAATCAAGCAAATTTTATCAAATTGTTCCCCCCTTATCCTCACTTCTCTTTTATACTCTCCTAAGGAGGGCCCGGTGCACGAAACTCTCGCCAATGCGAGATCTCAGGGAAGGATCTATcctacgcagtcttaccctgctttgcaAGAGACTGTTCTCACCTTCTCTTTTATCCTATCATCACCTGTAACAGTAGTACTCCATCCTTGGTGTTCCCAACCATCCGAGAATTTTGAAACTTGCGACAAACTCTCTCAGTAAGTAACTGAATGGTTGAGTCTAATGCTGCAGATTATTTGGTATACTCCTTTTTTACTTCATCCTTCTTTTCATTTAAAACATGATTATGTGACGTTGCTTCTCCACCTAGGTTGTAAAGTAAGCACTCTTGCTCCTTTACACTAGTAGTAAGTATTCTTGCTCCTTTACACTAGGGATTGAAGCAATTCCTAAGTGTGCCCCAGAGCACATCATTATTTGCAATACATGTGATTCGAAATTTCACAAAACAGAAATGGATCATTTACTAACCTGACGAGCAACTTGTGCTAGCCTCCTACTGTCTCTGGTTGACTCCATTATCTTGTCTGGTTTCTCATGCAAGGCACTTTCTTTATCTGCTTTTCTCAATTTCTTATTTCCTTCTAAATAAATATCTTTGTTCTTGTTATCTGGAGATCCCCTCTTTCTGGTCCTCTTAAAAGTATATTTTACAATTCTGTCATTTCCAACTTCAGCAGGTAGCCTACTTGATTTGCAAGGTTCTTCATCTTTAGAACAAAAATCAGTGGAGGGAGTATCAATCTTTTGATCGTTTCCTTTTAATACTAAAGTATCTGAATACCCAGTTATTGTATGATCTGGTGTCTTCAACATTGTTTCGCACTCAATGGCATCCTCCTTAATGGCTCCATCTAAAGGATAGCCTTCTTCACAGTCATGTGTGGTTAGTGCAACTTGATCGTTTTCAATGCTTACTTGACCAGCATTTGAACTGTTGACATTATGCAGTTTCATACTTCGCCTGGTCATTATTCTGCCGGTGTTCAAAATTGCAGGGATTACATGATCGGGGAACTCATTCAACTTCATATTTCTGTCTAcagaagttattttattttcgacAGAAGCCTCATCTGAACATGTAGTATCTGCATTTCTTTGCCCCTGCCTTTCACAAGTCATGGGCATGCCAGTTTTTCCAGCAATTTTAGTATTACTAATGTCTGGTTGTTCATGATCTTCAGTTTCATGAGAAGTACTGCAGCTTTTTGTGAGGAGCTTtctagctcttcttcttcttggagaACGCCAACCGGAAAACTTACCTTTCTGGTTGATTTTGGATTTGTTTCCTTGTTGTGCTTCTTCTGATGGAGAACGCCAACTGGAAAACTTACCTTTCTGGTTGATTTCAGATTTGTTTCCTTGTTGTGCTTCTTCTGAATCAAGTGATTTTGCAACCTCTATTAGCATTTCGGCTGCCAGGATTGGGTCTCCAAGCCAGTATTTTTCATCTAGTTCATTCTCACATATTGCAGCTTCTTGCTTTACATTAGAGTTCAGGGCATGTCTTTCAGCAGGCAGATCTCTATCAGTCAATACATTTCGTTCCAATGCACGTATCCGCTGAGTACAACCGTTCCTAAAAGGCTCTGGCTCCTTGTTTCTCAATATCAAGGACACTAAATCAGGAGTGCCAGTAGAATCATCAGATGCAGTTGAATCTTTTGTAGGCTCCTTTTGGTTTGAATATTTAGCATAGGTGCTATGAGGTACAGTTTCCTGACTCGATGCAGCTACAATTAAGATAAAAGTTAGAGAACACACAGCTACAAAACTGAGGCCAGGTTGCCAAATCAGAGATATATTACCTTCATCAGGGTTATTTGTCTGCGAAATGATGCGATCATCTGTGTCTTTACCTTGTAGAGACTCACTTTTATCACTCTTCTGATTCTCCAGTTCAGAACTAACTTTCTGCAGTTTAGAATTTAGACGACGAATTGTATGGTTCGCCTCACGGAGCTGAACTTCAAGCTCTCGAATTCTTGTTGCTTGTGATAAGTTTACTGATTCTGTCTCTTTAATCTGAATACACATTTAAATTGATACTTCAGCAAGATATGCTAACAAGTTCAACTTTAACCTGCCTTATCAAATTCGAAAGAGGGACAAAATTGTTATAGCCAAATCACAAATAGTTGGGAAAAACGTGGCTACGATGATGATGACAAATTACAAAACAAAATAGTTTAAAGAAACCAAATTCAACAGTATTAGCTTCAAGAAAAACACTCGTAATATTTCTACTAAGATTGAAAAAAAAGTGTCACATTGTCTCCAATCAAACCTTTCTGGCAATGTAGTTTTTGTATGAAACTACAATTTTAGTAGCAACAAAATATTGCTTCATATCAAACTTCAGTAGCAAATTATGGTTAGGGTAGTCACTCAAAAGCACAAAATGGTTTGCAGATATACCATCAGAGCATAAGTTATTATAGTAACACATCAACACTTTACAAAAATGTGCCAAAAATACATTAGAATTCTTCATCAACAATAGAAGACAACTGATAAGAACACAGACTTTGCATTTGTACAATTACATTACATCTAATTGAAAAAGAACAAGTGCTTATTAGAGCATATTATGTGGCCTTCAGAGAGTTTAAATCTACCTTGACATGATGACTCTGTCTTATCACGCATGGTTAATATAATCATTGTCTCTTTCATTACACTTTCAAGGTCGAAAATGTGAAGGAGAGATCCCTTGGGAACGTTTGTGCCAAGATTGCAAAAGGCGTTTTCAAGTGGCTGACAATCGACCCACTACATGGCACTCAGACAACAAGCAAAAAAATGActaagagattattattttgttccATGTTGAACTGCCATCATCAATCCAATGCTTTCTTCAACtgacatataaatataaataaattgacATTCGGCTTTCATGTATAGTAGACATGAATTATCAAAAATAACATCTAGATATGCTACGAAAAGACTTTTTTGCTTGAGCAGAACAAAAGCCCTAAAATGCAATCAAACAACAAATAAAACAGCATACTTTCTTACAACAATAATTTACAGAAATGCAGTCTCATTCTCTTAATTTATGCTCAGATCTTTCATGTAAAACGAGACTGGATTTAGACTAAAAAATGACCAGACATATGCATTTGAGTGTAGAATCAATCTGAACTATGTAAACAAATGACACTTACAAGTGTTTTCAAGAATATATATAGACTCCAATGTAGTCTTATTTGTCGGTTGACAGTGTACGATTTATGAGTCTTCAGATAAATAAAAAAGGCATATTCAGACAACAATAGAACATTTTGCTATCAATGACAAAGAATACTGCTCGAACAGCAGTTGGATCAgcattttttaaaagttaatctGGAATCAGAAGAAAGAACAGTTGAATAGTTCTTTCATGAATAAACCCTACTTGCAGGGGGCTAACAA contains:
- the LOC122029865 gene encoding uncharacterized protein LOC122029865 isoform X3; its protein translation is MAALKRAYADVILNTAKESAIRILAAERRTLQWKQSSSLVKEDSVALILRLKALMDSRIKETESVNLSQATRIRELEVQLREANHTIRRLNSKLQKVSSELENQKSDKSESLQGKDTDDRIISQTNNPDEAASSQETVPHSTYAKYSNQKEPTKDSTASDDSTGTPDLVSLILRNKEPEPFRNGCTQRIRALERNVLTDRDLPAERHALNSNVKQEAAICENELDEKYWLGDPILAAEMLIEVAKSLDSEEAQQGNKSEINQKGKFSSWRSPSEEAQQGNKSKINQKGKFSGWRSPRRRRARKLLTKSCSTSHETEDHEQPDISNTKIAGKTGMPMTCERQGQRNADTTCSDEASVENKITSVDRNMKLNEFPDHVIPAILNTGRIMTRRSMKLHNVNSSNAGQVSIENDQVALTTHDCEEGYPLDGAIKEDAIECETMLKTPDHTITGYSDTLVLKGNDQKIDTPSTDFCSKDEEPCKSSRLPAEVGNDRIVKYTFKRTRKRGSPDNKNKDIYLEGNKKLRKADKESALHEKPDKIMESTRDSRRLAQVARQLISLSERRW
- the LOC122029865 gene encoding uncharacterized protein LOC122029865 isoform X2, yielding MAGDAERMAALKRAYADVILNTAKESAIRILAAERRTLQWKQSSSLVKEDSVALILRLKALMDSRIKETESVNLSQATRIRELEVQLREANHTIRRLNSKLQKVSSELENQKSDKSESLQGKDTDDRIISQTNNPDEAASSQETVPHSTYAKYSNQKEPTKDSTASDDSTGTPDLVSLILRNKEPEPFRNGCTQRIRALERNVLTDRDLPAERHALNSNVKQEAAICENELDEKYWLGDPILAAEMLIEVAKSLDSEEAQQGNKSEINQKGKFSSWRSPSEEAQQGNKSKINQKGKFSGWRSPRRRRARKLLTKSCSTSHETEDHEQPDISNTKIAGKTGMPMTCERQGQRNADTTCSDEASVENKITSVDRNMKLNEFPDHVIPAILNTGRIMTRRSMKLHNVNSSNAGQVSIENDQVALTTHDCEEGYPLDGAIKEDAIECETMLKTPDHTITGYSDTLVLKGNDQKIDTPSTDFCSKDEEPCKSSRLPAEVGNDRIVKYTFKRTRKRGSPDNKNKDIYLEGNKKLRKADKESALHEKPDKIMESTRDSRRLAQVARQELLQSLV
- the LOC122029865 gene encoding uncharacterized protein LOC122029865 isoform X1; this encodes MAGDAERMAALKRAYADVILNTAKESAIRILAAERRTLQWKQSSSLVKEDSVALILRLKALMDSRIKETESVNLSQATRIRELEVQLREANHTIRRLNSKLQKVSSELENQKSDKSESLQGKDTDDRIISQTNNPDEAASSQETVPHSTYAKYSNQKEPTKDSTASDDSTGTPDLVSLILRNKEPEPFRNGCTQRIRALERNVLTDRDLPAERHALNSNVKQEAAICENELDEKYWLGDPILAAEMLIEVAKSLDSEEAQQGNKSEINQKGKFSSWRSPSEEAQQGNKSKINQKGKFSGWRSPRRRRARKLLTKSCSTSHETEDHEQPDISNTKIAGKTGMPMTCERQGQRNADTTCSDEASVENKITSVDRNMKLNEFPDHVIPAILNTGRIMTRRSMKLHNVNSSNAGQVSIENDQVALTTHDCEEGYPLDGAIKEDAIECETMLKTPDHTITGYSDTLVLKGNDQKIDTPSTDFCSKDEEPCKSSRLPAEVGNDRIVKYTFKRTRKRGSPDNKNKDIYLEGNKKLRKADKESALHEKPDKIMESTRDSRRLAQVARQLISLSERRW